In Anaerostipes hadrus ATCC 29173 = JCM 17467, a single genomic region encodes these proteins:
- a CDS encoding sensor histidine kinase, whose translation MDTRSRKWTNKVLITLVMIVMTLSGIYGLNMIHNMALTGDNSFSLDEQDQSDYIKHTQMSLFDKWADQESNKVYYTQVNHVSESLLNKIKKESFVKVTMKVKPYDKKMVTTTSTYGTENANYTGGRIEHFHIERDKTEKLNKDGSFKGWDPYDDYDEYSEYIVPQTEYYEFSGDNYTLRDIFPEQLLINDEKNQRLENADIEISLTKKALTEIENFRKGSTKQITTGIKTIIVVSIIEVIGTILLCILFALQEKRTRFFRGLDRFWWEIILVTVITLLGLVIALCFAIWEYTIEYTQGGITGSTIEMIMTLSYISVPFFIMAFAVCIQTTVWRIRQKNLLDSTFCLGYIRKWSRRAKTRRKLEDEAMSFAQKHARDRIRQYRVLRYILTVGTLACIIMGMSGMNIPSPLLFIAAVIFVFLIRYFSRYSDKYAKEQRDLSMLVDQIERISNGELTATTDISKESAYYEYSQKLTNIGQGMEKALETQMKGERMKIDLITNVSHDLKTPLTSIIGYVDLLSRDQTLSAESRDYVTILINKTERLKSIISDLFELAKATSGDAKVDLEEMDMKRLVEQTLGDMADQIEKSGFAIRYQCEATHTRFIGDSSRMYRVVQNVIENALKYSLKGTRIFLRITEADQNIKLEVINTASYEMNFTEEEIMERFARAEKSRTSEGNGLGLSIADSFTKNCGGEFSIRIDGDQFLVTIQFKQHLDVNK comes from the coding sequence TTGGATACAAGATCGAGAAAATGGACTAACAAAGTATTGATCACACTTGTGATGATCGTCATGACCCTGTCAGGGATATATGGACTCAACATGATCCATAACATGGCATTGACAGGAGATAACAGCTTCAGTCTGGATGAACAGGATCAATCAGACTATATCAAACACACACAGATGTCACTGTTTGACAAATGGGCGGATCAAGAAAGTAATAAAGTCTATTATACACAGGTAAATCATGTATCAGAAAGTTTACTGAATAAGATAAAAAAAGAATCGTTTGTGAAAGTAACGATGAAGGTCAAACCATATGATAAAAAGATGGTAACGACAACATCAACATATGGAACAGAAAATGCGAACTATACTGGGGGCAGGATTGAACATTTTCATATAGAAAGAGACAAGACAGAGAAATTAAACAAAGACGGAAGTTTCAAAGGATGGGATCCGTATGATGATTACGATGAGTACAGTGAGTACATTGTGCCTCAGACAGAATACTATGAATTCTCAGGAGATAATTATACACTGCGGGATATATTCCCAGAACAGCTTCTGATCAATGATGAGAAGAATCAGCGTCTGGAAAATGCAGACATTGAGATTTCTTTGACAAAAAAAGCATTAACAGAGATTGAAAATTTTCGAAAAGGATCAACAAAACAGATTACGACGGGAATCAAAACGATTATCGTTGTTTCGATCATTGAAGTAATCGGAACGATCCTGCTGTGCATCTTATTTGCACTTCAGGAAAAGCGAACCAGATTCTTTAGAGGGCTTGACAGGTTCTGGTGGGAGATCATACTGGTGACAGTAATTACGCTGCTTGGACTGGTGATCGCATTATGCTTTGCAATCTGGGAATATACGATAGAATATACACAGGGCGGGATCACAGGTTCAACGATCGAGATGATCATGACGCTGAGTTATATCTCAGTTCCATTTTTCATCATGGCATTTGCCGTATGTATTCAGACTACGGTATGGAGGATTCGCCAGAAGAATCTTCTGGATTCAACATTTTGTCTGGGATATATTCGAAAATGGAGCCGTCGGGCAAAGACAAGAAGAAAGCTGGAAGACGAAGCAATGTCATTTGCACAAAAACATGCAAGAGACAGGATCAGACAGTACAGGGTCTTACGATATATTTTAACTGTCGGTACACTTGCTTGTATCATCATGGGAATGAGTGGAATGAATATTCCATCCCCACTCTTGTTTATAGCAGCAGTCATTTTTGTTTTCCTTATCAGATATTTTTCAAGATATTCAGACAAATACGCAAAAGAACAGAGAGATTTAAGCATGCTTGTCGATCAGATCGAACGTATTTCCAATGGAGAACTGACGGCAACGACCGATATTTCAAAAGAATCTGCGTATTATGAATACAGTCAGAAACTGACCAATATCGGGCAGGGAATGGAAAAAGCATTAGAAACACAGATGAAGGGCGAGAGAATGAAGATCGATCTGATCACAAATGTATCACATGATCTGAAGACACCGCTGACTTCTATCATCGGATACGTCGATCTCTTAAGCAGAGATCAGACATTATCTGCAGAATCAAGAGATTATGTAACCATCCTGATCAACAAGACCGAACGCTTAAAATCCATCATTTCTGACCTATTTGAACTTGCGAAAGCAACAAGTGGAGATGCGAAAGTAGATCTGGAAGAAATGGATATGAAACGTCTGGTAGAACAGACACTGGGGGATATGGCAGATCAGATAGAAAAATCTGGATTTGCGATCAGATATCAGTGCGAAGCTACACACACAAGATTTATCGGAGACAGCAGCCGCATGTACCGAGTGGTACAAAATGTCATAGAAAATGCCTTAAAATACTCCCTGAAAGGAACCAGAATCTTCCTAAGGATCACCGAAGCAGATCAAAATATAAAATTAGAAGTTATAAACACAGCATCCTATGAGATGAATTTTACAGAAGAAGAGATCATGGAACGGTTTGCCAGAGCGGAAAAATCACGTACCAGCGAAGGAAACGGATTAGGACTTTCCATCGCAGACAGTTTTACAAAGAATTGTGGAGGAGAGTTTTCGATAAGAATAGACGGAGATCAATTCCTGGTTACTATACAATTTAAACAACATTTAGATGTAAACAAATAG
- a CDS encoding glycoside hydrolase family 3 protein, with product MKRRLISLVLVLMLVMTAGCGKKSTTKKLKTEDLDETTLQGMAKDITKEMSLKNKIGQLFMVSVYQLDEAESKNQTSVTSQMKKTLKKYPAGGVIMFAKNINTPDQTKKMTDELQDASYIPLFMAVDEEGGQVSRVASNPKMKMTVYPSAQEVGRTYNNKKIAQMGKTQGKELKELGFNMNLAPVADVLTNKNNTEIGDRSFGTDSKKVADIITTLVKNMQKQQISATLKHFPGSGQTGGDTHRGSTETDQTINTLRDTDFKPFKAGIKAKADAVMVSHLMLSNVTDEKEPSSLSSRVVSDILRDELEYKGVIMTDAMNMKAITDNYSSGEAAVKAIQAGVDLIVMPDNYKEAYKAIKKALKSGKIKESRIDKSVRRIIYTKLKRGEIPPDTTLLKENQ from the coding sequence ATGAAGAGACGTTTAATCAGCCTTGTCCTTGTATTGATGCTTGTCATGACAGCAGGATGCGGGAAGAAGAGTACAACAAAGAAACTCAAGACAGAAGATTTGGATGAAACAACCCTGCAGGGAATGGCAAAAGATATCACAAAGGAGATGTCCTTAAAGAATAAGATCGGACAACTATTTATGGTATCTGTTTATCAATTAGATGAGGCAGAAAGCAAGAATCAGACAAGTGTGACGAGTCAGATGAAGAAGACATTGAAGAAGTATCCAGCAGGTGGAGTGATCATGTTTGCGAAGAATATCAACACACCTGATCAGACAAAGAAGATGACGGATGAGCTTCAAGATGCCTCCTATATTCCACTATTTATGGCAGTGGATGAGGAAGGTGGACAGGTTTCAAGAGTCGCATCAAATCCCAAGATGAAGATGACAGTATATCCATCTGCACAGGAAGTTGGAAGAACTTACAATAACAAGAAGATCGCGCAGATGGGAAAGACACAGGGAAAGGAATTAAAAGAGCTTGGATTTAACATGAATCTGGCACCAGTCGCAGACGTTTTAACGAATAAGAATAACACAGAGATTGGAGACCGAAGCTTTGGGACAGACTCAAAGAAAGTTGCTGATATTATTACAACACTGGTAAAGAACATGCAGAAACAACAGATCTCAGCGACATTAAAGCATTTTCCAGGAAGTGGACAGACTGGAGGAGACACACACCGCGGAAGTACAGAGACCGATCAGACGATCAATACATTAAGAGATACAGATTTTAAACCATTTAAAGCAGGGATCAAGGCAAAAGCTGATGCAGTGATGGTGTCACATCTGATGCTGTCTAATGTGACAGATGAGAAGGAGCCTTCAAGCCTGAGCAGCAGAGTTGTATCAGATATTCTAAGAGATGAACTTGAATATAAGGGCGTTATCATGACCGATGCGATGAACATGAAAGCGATCACAGATAACTATAGTTCCGGAGAAGCAGCAGTGAAAGCAATTCAGGCAGGAGTTGACCTGATCGTGATGCCGGATAACTATAAAGAAGCATACAAGGCAATTAAGAAGGCACTAAAAAGTGGCAAGATCAAAGAATCAAGAATCGATAAATCTGTAAGAAGGATCATATATACGAAGCTTAAGCGAGGAGAGATCCCTCCAGATACTACATTATTAAAAGAGAATCAATAA
- the purB gene encoding adenylosuccinate lyase has translation MNDRYQSPLSERYASKEMQYIFSPDKKFKTWRKLWIALAETEKELGLDITQEQIDELKAHAEDINYDVAKEREKLVRHDVMSHVYAYGVQCPKAKGIIHLGATSCYVGDNTDIIIMTEALKLVRVKLLNVINELSKFAMKYKDLPTLGFTHFQPAQPTTVGKRASLWLMDLVYDLEDLDHVIANMRLLGSKGTTGTQASFLELFEGNHETIKKIDGMIAKKMGFDKCQPVSGQTYSRKVDSRVINVLSQIAQSAHKFSNDIRLLQHLKEVEEPFEKNQIGSSAMAYKRNPMRSERIASLANYVMSDAMNPALVASTQWFERTLDDSANKRLSVPEGFLAIDGILDLYLNVVDGLVVYPKVIESRLRSELPFMATENIMMDAVKAGGDRQELHEKIRVHSMAAGKVVKEEGKANDLLERIAADPAFGMNMEQLQAIMKPENFVGRAPQQTEEFVNEVINPILEENKEVLGLTAEINV, from the coding sequence ATGAACGACCGTTACCAGAGCCCATTATCAGAACGTTATGCAAGCAAAGAGATGCAGTACATCTTTTCTCCAGACAAGAAGTTTAAGACATGGAGAAAGTTATGGATCGCACTTGCTGAGACAGAGAAAGAATTAGGACTTGATATCACACAGGAACAGATCGACGAATTAAAAGCACATGCAGAAGACATCAACTACGATGTAGCAAAAGAACGTGAAAAATTAGTCCGTCATGATGTTATGTCTCATGTATATGCATACGGAGTACAATGTCCAAAGGCAAAAGGAATTATCCATTTAGGAGCAACATCCTGCTATGTTGGTGATAACACAGACATCATCATCATGACAGAAGCATTAAAGCTTGTCAGAGTAAAATTATTAAATGTGATCAACGAATTATCCAAATTCGCAATGAAATACAAAGATCTTCCAACACTTGGATTTACACATTTTCAGCCAGCACAGCCTACAACAGTAGGTAAGAGAGCAAGCCTTTGGCTGATGGATCTCGTATATGATCTAGAAGATCTTGATCACGTGATCGCTAACATGAGATTATTAGGATCAAAAGGAACAACAGGAACACAGGCAAGTTTCTTAGAGTTATTCGAAGGAAACCACGAAACGATCAAGAAGATTGATGGAATGATCGCCAAGAAGATGGGATTTGACAAATGCCAGCCAGTATCTGGACAGACATACTCTAGAAAAGTTGATTCCCGCGTGATCAACGTATTAAGTCAGATCGCACAGTCTGCTCATAAGTTCTCAAACGACATCAGACTTCTTCAGCACTTAAAAGAAGTAGAAGAACCATTTGAAAAGAACCAGATCGGATCATCTGCAATGGCATATAAGAGAAACCCAATGAGAAGTGAAAGAATCGCTTCCTTAGCAAACTACGTAATGTCAGATGCTATGAACCCAGCATTAGTAGCATCTACACAGTGGTTTGAAAGAACATTAGATGACTCAGCCAATAAACGTTTATCCGTACCAGAAGGATTCTTAGCGATCGATGGTATCTTAGACCTTTACTTAAACGTTGTAGACGGATTAGTTGTATACCCTAAGGTTATCGAAAGCCGCTTAAGAAGCGAACTTCCATTCATGGCAACAGAGAATATCATGATGGATGCAGTAAAAGCTGGTGGAGACAGACAGGAACTTCATGAGAAGATCCGTGTACATTCTATGGCAGCAGGAAAAGTTGTCAAAGAAGAAGGAAAAGCAAACGATCTGTTAGAGAGAATCGCAGCAGACCCAGCATTTGGTATGAACATGGAGCAGTTACAGGCGATCATGAAACCAGAGAACTTCGTAGGACGTGCACCACAGCAGACAGAAGAATTTGTGAATGAAGTGATCAATCCAATTCTGGAAGAGAATAAAGAAGTACTCGGATTAACAGCTGAGATCAACGTATAA
- a CDS encoding DUF1294 domain-containing protein, which yields MQSAYIHLYLIMINVITFALYGLDKWRAMTRQWRVREKKLIILALIGGSIGAMIGMTVFHHKTRKWYFRLGIPLILGIQVSLILCFYDMM from the coding sequence ATGCAATCAGCATATATTCACTTATATCTGATCATGATCAACGTTATAACATTTGCATTGTATGGACTAGACAAATGGAGAGCGATGACAAGACAGTGGAGAGTCAGAGAGAAAAAATTGATCATACTTGCACTGATCGGAGGCTCCATTGGAGCAATGATCGGTATGACAGTATTTCATCATAAGACAAGAAAATGGTATTTTAGATTAGGGATACCTTTGATTTTGGGCATTCAGGTGTCGTTGATACTTTGTTTTTATGATATGATGTAA
- a CDS encoding acyltransferase family protein — MHVGVLGADHTWFMTTLMICYILTPLIEKIWKRIQYKKTKWGILVGLLIVPFIMAYLLPNYIFFITYHVCFYAIAYYVGSNWERLGKSTNKSAVIYFIVMCLAFAMRFIGRVMIDGTKLYNLVVVNYTHYVAAACIFMLFSIIFSKAKMLKIVQLVDGISFEIYLCHYMFIVGPVSVMYITGNWIINSIIAVCIALLFAVILHKLSKGIRKILRVHST; from the coding sequence ATGCATGTAGGAGTATTAGGTGCAGATCATACATGGTTTATGACAACGTTAATGATTTGTTATATATTAACACCGTTGATAGAAAAAATCTGGAAAAGAATTCAATATAAAAAGACAAAATGGGGCATACTAGTTGGATTACTTATAGTTCCGTTTATTATGGCATATCTGCTGCCGAATTATATATTTTTCATTACATATCATGTGTGCTTTTATGCAATAGCATATTATGTAGGAAGTAATTGGGAAAGACTTGGAAAATCAACTAATAAATCAGCAGTTATATATTTTATTGTTATGTGTCTGGCATTTGCAATGAGATTTATTGGACGAGTAATGATTGATGGTACGAAATTATATAATCTTGTTGTTGTAAATTATACACATTATGTGGCAGCAGCATGTATATTTATGCTATTTTCAATTATCTTTTCTAAAGCGAAAATGCTAAAAATTGTACAATTGGTTGATGGTATAAGTTTTGAAATTTATCTTTGCCACTATATGTTTATTGTGGGACCAGTATCAGTAATGTATATTACGGGGAATTGGATAATTAACAGCATTATTGCGGTGTGTATTGCGTTATTATTTGCAGTAATATTACATAAATTATCGAAAGGGATAAGAAAAATCTTAAGGGTTCATAGCACTTAA
- the purF gene encoding amidophosphoribosyltransferase encodes MSRENFDKLGEECGVFGIYDFDGNDVASTIYYGLFALQHRGQESCGIAVSDTNGPKRNVTSQKGMGLCNEVFTPDSLQALKGDIGVGHVRYSTAGESVPENAQPLVLNYVKGTLGLAHNGNLINAIELREELEKTGAIFQTTIDSEVIAYHIARERVNTSSIEKAVARAMQKIKGAYSLIVMSPRKLIGARDPYGFKPLCIGKRDNAYVLASESCALDTIGAEFIRDVNPGEIVTITKDGIQSDCDLCLPKEKTARCIFEYIYFARPDSEIDGVGVYHSRIQAGRYLAQDSPVEADLVVGVPESGNAAALGYSLESGIPYGTAFVKNGYVGRTFIKPGQSSRESSVQIKLNVLKEAVKGKRVIMIDDSIVRGTTSDRIVKMLRDAGATEVHVRISSPPFLWPCYFGTDIPEREQLIAYNRSINEICEVIGADSLGYLGEERLSQMVQGLPICKGCFTGEYPMKPPTRDIRGNFER; translated from the coding sequence ATGAGCAGAGAGAACTTTGATAAGTTGGGAGAAGAATGTGGAGTTTTCGGTATCTACGATTTCGATGGCAATGATGTAGCGTCAACGATCTATTATGGATTGTTTGCACTGCAGCATCGAGGTCAGGAAAGCTGTGGAATTGCAGTTTCTGATACGAATGGTCCAAAACGTAATGTCACATCTCAAAAAGGTATGGGATTATGTAATGAAGTGTTTACACCAGATTCCCTTCAGGCATTAAAGGGAGATATCGGTGTGGGGCATGTAAGGTATTCAACAGCAGGAGAGAGTGTTCCTGAGAATGCCCAGCCACTGGTTTTAAATTATGTAAAAGGTACTTTAGGACTTGCACATAATGGTAATCTGATCAATGCAATAGAACTTCGCGAAGAATTAGAAAAGACAGGAGCTATTTTCCAGACAACGATCGATTCCGAAGTTATCGCATATCATATCGCAAGAGAACGCGTGAATACATCATCAATTGAGAAGGCAGTAGCCAGAGCAATGCAGAAGATCAAAGGTGCGTATTCCCTGATCGTTATGTCACCAAGGAAACTGATCGGGGCAAGAGATCCATATGGATTTAAGCCACTATGTATCGGTAAGAGAGATAACGCTTATGTATTAGCATCTGAAAGCTGTGCATTAGATACGATCGGAGCAGAATTTATCCGTGACGTGAATCCAGGAGAGATCGTAACGATCACAAAGGATGGAATTCAGTCAGACTGTGATTTATGTCTTCCAAAGGAAAAAACAGCAAGATGTATCTTTGAATACATTTATTTTGCAAGACCAGACAGTGAGATTGACGGAGTTGGGGTATACCACTCAAGAATTCAGGCAGGAAGATACCTCGCACAGGATTCACCGGTAGAAGCAGACTTGGTTGTCGGAGTACCAGAATCAGGAAATGCAGCAGCTCTTGGATATTCCTTAGAGTCAGGAATCCCATATGGAACCGCGTTTGTCAAGAACGGTTATGTTGGAAGAACTTTCATCAAACCAGGACAGAGTAGCCGTGAATCAAGCGTGCAGATCAAGTTAAATGTTTTAAAAGAAGCAGTCAAAGGAAAGAGAGTCATCATGATCGATGATTCCATCGTACGAGGAACAACAAGTGACCGCATTGTGAAGATGTTACGCGATGCAGGAGCGACAGAAGTTCACGTAAGGATCAGTTCCCCACCATTCCTGTGGCCATGCTACTTTGGAACTGATATTCCAGAGAGAGAACAGCTGATCGCATATAACAGATCGATCAACGAGATCTGTGAAGTGATCGGAGCAGATAGTTTAGGATACTTAGGAGAAGAGAGACTTTCACAGATGGTACAGGGATTACCAATCTGTAAAGGATGTTTCACAGGTGAGTATCCAATGAAACCGCCAACAAGAGATATTCGTGGAAATTTTGAAAGATAA
- a CDS encoding response regulator transcription factor, producing MNQPKILVVDDDKEIVGAIKKRLEMEDYEIITAYDGLEAMDVLMEQEVQLLIIDVMMPKMDGLSATMKIRESKNIPIIILSAKTEESDKILGLSMGADDYISKPFRPDELVARVKSQLRRYMQFGGMNAAESNKEQIINGGLILDMKGKRMMVDGEPVKLTATEYKIVSLLMNNLGRVFSADEIYERVWNEEAYATENTVMVHIRRIREKIEIDAKNPRYLKVVWGIGYKIEKMD from the coding sequence ATGAACCAGCCAAAGATCCTGGTCGTTGACGACGACAAAGAGATCGTAGGAGCGATCAAGAAACGTCTGGAAATGGAAGACTATGAAATCATAACGGCATATGATGGTCTGGAAGCCATGGATGTCCTGATGGAGCAAGAAGTCCAGCTTCTGATCATAGACGTTATGATGCCGAAGATGGACGGACTATCCGCAACGATGAAGATCAGGGAAAGCAAGAACATCCCGATCATCATTCTTTCAGCCAAGACAGAAGAAAGCGATAAGATCCTGGGACTATCTATGGGAGCCGACGACTATATCAGCAAACCATTCCGCCCAGATGAACTAGTAGCGAGAGTGAAATCCCAGCTGCGAAGATACATGCAGTTTGGAGGAATGAACGCCGCAGAAAGCAATAAGGAACAGATCATCAATGGCGGACTGATCCTTGACATGAAAGGAAAAAGGATGATGGTAGACGGAGAGCCAGTGAAACTGACTGCAACCGAATACAAGATCGTAAGCCTTCTGATGAACAACCTGGGCAGAGTATTTTCAGCAGATGAGATCTACGAACGCGTATGGAACGAAGAAGCCTATGCAACAGAGAATACCGTTATGGTCCACATCCGTCGTATCCGCGAGAAAATAGAAATAGATGCAAAAAATCCAAGATATTTAAAGGTGGTGTGGGGAATTGGATACAAGATCGAGAAAATGGACTAA
- a CDS encoding RNA-binding domain-containing protein yields MDQEKLRTILQIGETIAVEFKRCSNRIENDVYQSVCSFLNRFGGDIYLGVEDDGTVCGVPENAAGDMVKNFIKIISNPNMFTPTIYLSPEIIKYEGKTIIHIHIPVSAEVHSFKKEVYDRVDDADVKVTATAQLAMMYIRKQNRFTEKQIYPYISLEDFRLDLLPRIRKMATNNIEGVHSWESMSDEELLRSAGLYGKDRATGESGYNLAAVMLLGKDDLIMDICPAYETDALVRRINVDRYDDREIIRTNLIESYDRLMEFGRKHLPDKFFIEGVERKNLRNIITREMIANTLIHREFTSSYTAKFVIEKDRMYTENANRSSGDGIITPDNMEPNPKNPIIASFFRNIGWSDRLGSGVRNIFKYSKYYSGEEPEFIEGDVFRLIVPLNEDYSYDNVKNGDKKTAIKNGDKKTAIKNGDKKISKKTIQNYKKILEFMEEGKEYTIQDFCNLLNLKPSRTKELLKALTQDIEQIGNNKNRKYRLK; encoded by the coding sequence ATGGATCAAGAAAAATTAAGAACCATATTGCAGATAGGTGAAACAATAGCAGTAGAATTTAAAAGATGCAGCAACCGAATAGAAAATGATGTATATCAAAGTGTATGCTCCTTTCTGAATCGTTTTGGTGGAGATATTTACCTTGGAGTAGAAGACGATGGGACTGTTTGTGGAGTTCCTGAAAATGCAGCAGGAGATATGGTAAAGAATTTTATAAAGATTATCAGTAATCCCAATATGTTTACTCCAACCATATATCTATCGCCGGAAATTATAAAGTATGAAGGAAAAACGATCATTCATATTCATATACCAGTCAGCGCAGAAGTACACAGTTTCAAAAAAGAAGTTTATGACAGAGTAGATGATGCAGATGTAAAAGTTACTGCAACAGCTCAACTTGCAATGATGTATATTAGAAAACAGAATAGGTTTACAGAGAAACAGATTTATCCTTATATTTCACTGGAAGATTTTAGATTAGATTTATTGCCACGAATTAGAAAAATGGCAACAAATAATATAGAAGGTGTGCATAGTTGGGAAAGTATGAGTGATGAGGAATTATTGAGAAGTGCGGGATTATATGGAAAGGACAGAGCGACAGGAGAAAGTGGATATAATCTGGCAGCAGTTATGTTATTGGGAAAAGATGATCTGATCATGGATATTTGCCCAGCTTATGAAACGGATGCGTTGGTAAGAAGAATTAATGTGGATCGCTATGATGATCGAGAAATCATTAGAACAAACTTAATAGAAAGTTACGATCGATTAATGGAATTTGGAAGAAAACATTTGCCTGATAAATTTTTTATAGAAGGGGTGGAACGAAAAAATCTGAGGAATATTATAACCAGGGAAATGATTGCAAATACATTAATTCATAGAGAATTTACGAGTTCATATACAGCTAAATTTGTAATAGAAAAAGATAGGATGTATACAGAAAATGCGAATCGGTCATCAGGAGATGGAATTATTACACCTGATAATATGGAACCAAATCCAAAGAATCCGATTATTGCTTCATTTTTTAGAAATATAGGATGGTCAGATCGATTAGGTTCAGGAGTGAGAAATATATTTAAATATTCGAAATATTATTCAGGAGAAGAACCAGAATTCATAGAAGGTGATGTATTCAGACTTATTGTGCCATTAAATGAAGATTATTCCTATGATAATGTAAAAAACGGCGATAAAAAAACGGCGATAAAAAACGGCGATAAAAAAACGGCGATAAAAAACGGCGATAAAAAGATTTCAAAAAAGACAATACAAAATTATAAAAAAATACTTGAATTTATGGAAGAGGGTAAAGAATATACGATTCAGGATTTTTGTAATTTATTAAATTTAAAACCCTCCAGAACGAAAGAGTTATTAAAAGCTTTGACACAAGATATAGAACAAATAGGCAATAATAAAAATCGAAAATACAGATTAAAATAA